A genomic segment from Propioniciclava sp. MC1595 encodes:
- the rpsA gene encoding 30S ribosomal protein S1: MTSTPEAAQVAVDDFATAEEFAQAVDATIKYFNDGDIVTGTVVKVDRDEVLLDIGYKTEGVIPSKELSIKHDVDPFDVVSVGDEIEALVQQKEDKEGRLILSKKRAQYERAWGTIEKVKEEDGVVTGRVIEVVKGGLIVDIGLRGFLPASLVEMRRVRDLQPYVGQELEAKIIELDKNRNNVVLSRRAWLEQTQSEVRHTFLNQLAKGQIRKGVVSSIVNFGAFVDLGGVDGLVHVSELSWKHIDHPSEVVEVGQEVTVEVLDVDMDRERVSLSLKATQEDPWQTFARTHQIGHIVPGKVTKLVPFGAFVRVGEGIEGLVHVSELAERHVEIPEQVVAVNDEVMVKIIDIDLERRRISLSLKQANEGVDVAADDFDPSLYGMTASYDDQGNYIYPEGFDPETQEWKPGYEEQQRAWEQQYAEAQARWLAHKKQVEEAEAAESQAAVEAASAASYSAGSVSTSAPEGSLASDEALQALRDKLTGGAN; this comes from the coding sequence ATGACCTCCACTCCTGAGGCCGCTCAGGTCGCAGTCGACGATTTCGCCACCGCCGAGGAATTCGCCCAGGCCGTCGACGCCACTATCAAGTACTTCAACGACGGTGACATCGTCACCGGCACCGTCGTCAAGGTCGACCGGGACGAGGTCCTGCTCGACATCGGCTACAAGACCGAAGGTGTCATCCCTTCCAAGGAACTCTCCATCAAGCACGATGTGGACCCCTTCGACGTCGTCTCCGTGGGCGACGAGATCGAGGCCCTCGTCCAGCAGAAGGAGGACAAGGAAGGCCGCCTGATCCTGTCCAAGAAGCGCGCCCAGTACGAGCGCGCCTGGGGCACGATCGAGAAGGTCAAGGAGGAGGACGGGGTCGTCACCGGCCGCGTCATCGAGGTCGTCAAGGGTGGTCTCATCGTCGACATCGGCCTGCGCGGCTTCCTGCCCGCGTCGCTGGTGGAGATGCGTCGCGTCCGCGACCTGCAGCCCTACGTGGGCCAGGAGCTCGAGGCGAAGATCATCGAGCTGGACAAGAACCGCAACAACGTGGTGCTGTCCCGCCGCGCTTGGCTGGAGCAGACCCAGTCCGAGGTGCGCCACACCTTCCTCAACCAGCTGGCCAAGGGCCAGATCCGCAAGGGTGTCGTCTCGAGCATCGTCAACTTCGGTGCGTTCGTCGACCTCGGCGGTGTGGACGGCCTCGTGCACGTCTCCGAGTTGTCCTGGAAGCACATCGACCACCCGTCCGAGGTCGTCGAGGTGGGCCAGGAGGTCACGGTCGAGGTGCTCGACGTCGACATGGACCGCGAGCGCGTCTCCCTGTCGCTGAAGGCCACCCAGGAAGACCCGTGGCAGACCTTCGCCCGCACCCACCAGATCGGCCACATCGTGCCCGGCAAGGTCACGAAGCTGGTTCCGTTCGGTGCGTTCGTCCGCGTGGGCGAGGGCATCGAGGGCCTGGTGCACGTCTCCGAGCTGGCCGAGCGCCACGTGGAGATCCCCGAGCAGGTCGTCGCCGTCAACGACGAGGTCATGGTCAAGATCATCGACATCGACCTCGAGCGTCGCCGCATCTCGCTGAGCCTCAAGCAGGCCAACGAGGGTGTCGACGTCGCCGCTGACGACTTCGACCCGTCGCTGTACGGCATGACCGCCAGCTACGACGACCAGGGCAACTACATCTACCCCGAGGGCTTCGACCCGGAGACCCAGGAGTGGAAGCCCGGCTACGAGGAGCAGCAGCGCGCCTGGGAGCAGCAGTACGCCGAGGCGCAGGCCCGTTGGCTGGCCCACAAGAAGCAGGTCGAGGAGGCGGAGGCCGCCGAGTCGCAGGCCGCCGTGGAGGCCGCGTCCGCCGCGTCCTACTCCGCCGGTTCCGTGTCGACCAGCGCCCCCGAGGGTTCGCTGGCCTCCGACGAGGCCCTGCAGGCCCTGCGCGACAAGCTGACCGGTGGCGCCAACTGA
- a CDS encoding SGNH/GDSL hydrolase family protein, with amino-acid sequence MYRLIFWPVLAPSFLLGVASGAMVPVLVLGALALGASPALAAGIVAMAGATALAVTVPVGVFIDRVGDRRAMAIATAAADGSILLAVVALAGRLGVDGRGRAVDPPPRPLPASAGLTLRVGTVGPMPSSPLARPRRVLASALVALTLTACSLAPAPSPSPITSAPSPTAGATTAASTPEPAPASAPTVVGLGDSIMAGTNCACAGPLAAYADAVERAGGARPEVTNLGVAGWTSQDLRSFVLTDPDARAALAGADTVVVVIGANDLFRMGGPSDTARATTLPRKVLLLHAGVGAALQAIREVAGDGPDTYLVAGYWDILAPSGRSTPESAATTAAVNEALRAAAEDSGMDYVDLASAFAASGDVAALISDDGLHPNAEGIRVIGEALAASHP; translated from the coding sequence GTGTACCGGTTGATCTTCTGGCCCGTCCTCGCGCCCTCGTTCCTGCTCGGCGTGGCGAGCGGGGCCATGGTTCCGGTGCTCGTGCTGGGCGCGCTGGCCTTGGGCGCTTCCCCCGCGCTGGCGGCCGGGATCGTTGCGATGGCCGGGGCGACGGCGCTGGCCGTGACGGTTCCCGTCGGGGTGTTCATCGACCGCGTCGGCGACCGACGGGCCATGGCGATCGCCACGGCCGCGGCCGACGGCTCGATCCTGCTGGCCGTGGTGGCGCTGGCTGGCCGGCTCGGTGTGGACGGTCGTGGTCGCGCCGTGGACCCGCCTCCCCGGCCGCTCCCCGCGTCGGCCGGACTGACCCTCCGCGTGGGTACCGTGGGTCCCATGCCGTCGTCGCCCCTGGCACGCCCCCGCCGCGTCCTCGCGTCCGCCCTCGTCGCCCTCACCCTGACCGCGTGCAGCCTCGCCCCGGCCCCCTCCCCGTCGCCAATAACGTCCGCGCCCTCCCCGACGGCGGGGGCGACGACGGCCGCGTCCACGCCCGAACCCGCCCCGGCGTCCGCACCCACGGTCGTGGGGCTGGGCGACTCGATCATGGCGGGCACCAACTGCGCCTGCGCCGGGCCGCTGGCCGCGTACGCCGACGCCGTCGAGCGCGCGGGGGGCGCGCGTCCGGAAGTCACCAACCTGGGGGTCGCCGGCTGGACGAGCCAGGACCTGCGCAGCTTCGTGCTCACCGACCCCGACGCCCGGGCCGCGCTGGCCGGGGCCGACACCGTGGTGGTGGTCATCGGGGCCAACGACCTGTTCCGCATGGGTGGGCCCTCGGACACGGCCCGGGCCACGACGCTGCCGCGGAAGGTCCTCCTGCTGCACGCCGGGGTGGGCGCCGCCCTCCAGGCCATCCGCGAGGTTGCTGGCGACGGCCCGGACACCTACCTCGTCGCCGGCTACTGGGACATCCTCGCCCCGTCGGGCCGGTCGACGCCCGAGAGCGCCGCGACCACGGCCGCGGTCAACGAGGCCCTGCGCGCCGCCGCCGAGGACAGCGGGATGGACTACGTCGACCTGGCCTCGGCGTTCGCGGCCTCCGGCGACGTGGCCGCGCTGATCTCCGACGACGGCCTGCACCCCAACGCGGAGGGCATCCGGGTCATCGGCGAGGCACTGGCCGCCTCGCACCCCTGA
- the coaE gene encoding dephospho-CoA kinase: protein MTKRIALTGGIASGKSSVADLLAERGAVIIDSDVSAREVVEPGTPGLAAIVERFGEGVLRDDGALDRPALGAIVFADPAARADLEAITHPRIRARADALRVAAPEGAVVIDVIPLLVEVGLAGRFDEVIVVDVPEEVQVERLRRRDGFTRDEAMARLAAQASRDDRLAVADHVVDNTGTRAELEASVDALWRRLTAA from the coding sequence GTGACCAAGCGCATCGCGTTGACCGGGGGGATCGCCTCGGGCAAGTCCTCCGTGGCCGATCTGCTCGCCGAGCGCGGGGCGGTGATCATCGACTCCGACGTCAGCGCCCGTGAGGTCGTCGAGCCCGGGACCCCCGGGCTCGCCGCGATCGTCGAGCGATTCGGCGAGGGCGTCCTGCGTGACGACGGCGCCCTTGACCGGCCCGCCCTGGGGGCCATCGTCTTCGCCGACCCCGCCGCCCGCGCCGACCTCGAGGCGATCACCCACCCCCGCATCCGGGCCCGGGCCGACGCCCTGCGCGTCGCGGCCCCCGAGGGTGCCGTCGTCATCGACGTGATCCCGCTGCTGGTCGAGGTCGGGTTGGCCGGCCGGTTCGACGAGGTCATCGTGGTCGACGTCCCCGAGGAGGTGCAGGTCGAGCGCCTGCGCCGCCGGGACGGCTTCACGCGCGACGAGGCGATGGCCCGCCTGGCCGCCCAGGCGTCCCGCGACGACCGGCTCGCCGTGGCCGACCACGTGGTCGACAACACCGGCACCCGGGCCGAGCTCGAGGCGTCCGTCGACGCGCTGTGGCGCCGCCTCACCGCCGCCTGA
- a CDS encoding OmpA family protein — MPSDLHLERVKPAAATKLTEVAELLAYFDRAQVAVQGHTDTDGSAEHNQDLSQRRAQAVADALSGQGVASSRMTVEGFGFDRPVASNADDAGKAKNRRVEIVLRENA, encoded by the coding sequence ATCCCCTCAGACCTGCACCTCGAACGTGTCAAGCCCGCCGCGGCGACCAAGCTCACCGAGGTCGCGGAGCTGCTGGCCTACTTCGACCGGGCGCAAGTCGCCGTCCAAGGCCACACCGACACCGACGGCAGCGCCGAGCACAACCAGGACCTGTCCCAGCGCCGTGCCCAGGCGGTCGCGGACGCGCTGTCCGGCCAGGGCGTCGCGTCGTCGCGCATGACCGTGGAGGGCTTCGGGTTCGACCGGCCGGTGGCGTCGAACGCCGACGACGCCGGCAAGGCCAAGAACCGCCGCGTGGAGATCGTGCTGCGCGAGAACGCCTGA
- a CDS encoding zf-HC2 domain-containing protein yields MPQPTCPQPRRWRLAASALLDGEPLPVPREKLDAHLAACVDCRAWLAQARRLSPELRRDSLRPPDLTAMLINASEAHICGCHTGGDCECRDCQCPTCTCKPVA; encoded by the coding sequence GTGCCCCAGCCCACCTGCCCGCAGCCCCGCCGTTGGCGGCTGGCCGCGTCGGCGCTGCTGGACGGCGAACCCCTGCCCGTCCCGCGCGAGAAGCTGGACGCCCACCTCGCGGCCTGCGTGGACTGCCGGGCCTGGCTGGCCCAGGCGCGCCGCCTGTCGCCGGAACTGCGCCGCGACAGCCTCCGCCCGCCGGACCTGACGGCGATGCTCATCAACGCCAGCGAGGCGCACATCTGCGGCTGCCACACCGGCGGCGATTGTGAGTGCCGCGACTGCCAGTGCCCGACCTGCACCTGCAAGCCGGTCGCCTGA
- a CDS encoding sigma-70 family RNA polymerase sigma factor, with protein sequence MSPRTALDAEVTGLALAAGRGDRVALGEFIRLTQADVWRFLAHLADADAADDLTQETYLRAMDALPSFRGEAPARSWLLTIARRTAADRVRYEVARPSVPRAPGDCGSGAVGDDTDRVELVAMLAWLDADRREALVLTQVFGYSYAEAATIAGVAVGTIRSRVARARADLLARWSDAAAELDALRLAG encoded by the coding sequence ATGTCACCCCGCACCGCCCTCGACGCCGAGGTCACCGGCCTCGCGCTGGCGGCCGGCCGGGGCGACCGCGTGGCGCTGGGGGAGTTCATCCGCCTGACGCAGGCGGACGTGTGGCGCTTCCTGGCCCACCTCGCCGACGCCGATGCCGCCGACGACCTCACCCAGGAGACCTACCTGCGGGCCATGGACGCCCTGCCCAGCTTCCGCGGCGAGGCGCCCGCCCGCTCGTGGCTGCTGACGATCGCCCGCCGCACGGCGGCCGACCGCGTCCGCTACGAGGTCGCCCGCCCCTCCGTTCCGCGTGCCCCCGGCGACTGCGGCTCGGGCGCCGTGGGCGACGACACCGACCGCGTCGAGCTCGTCGCCATGCTCGCCTGGCTGGACGCCGACCGCCGCGAGGCCCTCGTGCTCACCCAGGTGTTCGGCTACTCCTACGCCGAGGCCGCCACGATCGCCGGGGTGGCGGTCGGCACGATCCGCTCGCGGGTCGCCCGCGCCCGCGCGGACCTGCTTGCCCGGTGGTCCGACGCAGCCGCCGAACTGGACGCCTTGCGCCTGGCCGGCTGA
- the modA gene encoding molybdate ABC transporter substrate-binding protein, with the protein MSLSRRRVLAALALVPLAACAGPTPAAPAPAASAHATGTTPAAPAASEVTVFVPGAMAAHAKGLAAAFDVGGAHTVVEVGHTPIQREQLAKGATPDVWIAANPADITSAAEAGLVVADRVQQLARTKLVVVVAPGNPAGITGIEDLAKPGVKVLLGAETLPIWKVTERGFTKVEAAHPGFTAAVTANTVSREMGVQPIVTKVTKGEADAGVVFVTDVPADAEIVQVPDTFNAELPLSIAPVTAGKNPAGAAAFIAFMTAGEGREILTEAGYLPPAA; encoded by the coding sequence GTGTCCCTGTCCCGTCGTCGCGTCCTCGCCGCGCTCGCCCTCGTCCCGCTGGCGGCGTGCGCCGGCCCCACCCCCGCGGCACCGGCGCCCGCGGCGTCCGCCCACGCCACCGGAACCACCCCGGCCGCACCCGCGGCGTCCGAGGTCACGGTCTTCGTGCCCGGCGCGATGGCCGCGCACGCGAAAGGGCTGGCGGCCGCCTTCGACGTGGGCGGGGCGCACACGGTGGTCGAGGTGGGGCACACGCCGATCCAGCGCGAGCAGTTGGCCAAGGGCGCCACGCCGGACGTGTGGATCGCCGCCAACCCCGCCGACATCACCTCGGCCGCCGAGGCCGGCCTGGTGGTCGCCGACCGGGTGCAGCAGCTCGCGCGGACCAAGCTGGTCGTCGTGGTCGCTCCCGGCAACCCGGCCGGTATCACCGGCATCGAGGACCTCGCCAAACCAGGTGTGAAGGTGCTCCTCGGCGCCGAGACGCTGCCGATCTGGAAGGTGACCGAGCGCGGGTTCACCAAGGTCGAGGCGGCCCACCCGGGCTTCACCGCGGCCGTCACGGCCAACACGGTGAGCCGGGAGATGGGCGTCCAGCCGATCGTGACCAAGGTCACCAAGGGCGAGGCCGACGCCGGGGTGGTGTTCGTCACCGACGTGCCGGCCGACGCCGAGATCGTCCAGGTGCCGGACACGTTCAACGCCGAGCTGCCGCTGTCGATCGCGCCGGTCACGGCCGGGAAGAACCCGGCGGGCGCTGCGGCGTTCATCGCGTTCATGACCGCGGGTGAGGGCAGGGAGATCCTCACGGAGGCCGGCTACCTGCCGCCCGCCGCGTGA
- a CDS encoding ABC transporter permease, which yields MRTRARDVLGFAIPAGSLVGLLAVPVAGLVWIALSSDLATYLADPAVHAAVKLSLGTSAFSALVIIATGTPLAYALARWRFPGRTLVQLLVDLPIVLPPMVAGIALLEVFGRRGWLGEPLAFLGISLPFTTAAVVLSQVFVAGPFYVRAARVGFASIDPAVPEAAHVDGASEGQLFRHIMVPVAKRALLSGLVLAWARALGEFGATIFFAGNREGVTQTMPLAIFIGFESNMALAVGLSFVLLVASVAVLLFAWLLGDRVEL from the coding sequence GTGAGGACTCGGGCGCGCGACGTCCTCGGCTTCGCGATCCCGGCCGGCAGCCTCGTGGGGCTGCTCGCCGTGCCGGTCGCGGGCCTGGTCTGGATCGCCCTGAGCAGCGACCTCGCAACCTACCTGGCCGACCCCGCGGTGCACGCGGCGGTGAAGCTGTCGCTGGGCACGTCGGCGTTCAGCGCCCTGGTGATCATCGCCACCGGGACGCCGCTGGCCTATGCGCTGGCCCGCTGGCGGTTCCCGGGGCGGACGCTGGTGCAGCTGCTGGTCGACCTGCCGATCGTGCTGCCGCCCATGGTGGCCGGCATCGCCCTGCTCGAGGTGTTCGGACGCCGGGGCTGGCTGGGCGAGCCGCTCGCGTTCCTGGGCATCTCGCTGCCGTTCACCACGGCCGCCGTCGTGCTGTCTCAGGTGTTCGTCGCGGGCCCGTTCTACGTGCGGGCCGCCCGGGTGGGGTTCGCGTCGATCGACCCGGCCGTGCCCGAGGCCGCGCACGTCGACGGGGCCTCGGAGGGCCAGTTGTTCCGCCACATCATGGTGCCGGTCGCCAAGCGGGCGTTGTTGAGCGGGCTGGTGCTCGCGTGGGCCAGGGCGCTGGGCGAGTTCGGGGCGACGATCTTCTTCGCGGGGAACCGCGAGGGCGTGACCCAGACGATGCCGCTGGCGATCTTCATCGGGTTCGAGTCCAACATGGCGCTCGCCGTCGGCCTGTCGTTCGTGCTGCTCGTCGCCAGCGTCGCGGTGCTGCTGTTCGCGTGGCTGCTCGGCGACCGGGTGGAACTGTAG
- the uvrB gene encoding excinuclease ABC subunit UvrB, producing MRPTTDIQRRVAPFEVHADFSPAGDQPAAIDELERRIRAGENDVVLLGATGTGKTATVAWLAERLQRPMLVMQPNKTLAAQFANELRQFFPDNAVEYFVSYYDYYQPEAYVPQTDTYIEKDSSLNEEVERLRHSATNSLLTRRDVIVVATVSAIYGLGTPQEYVDRMIRLRVGESHDMESLARRLVTNQYVRNDLAATRGTFRVRGDTMEIFPMYEENAVRVEFFGDEIEALSTLHPLTGEVLSEDAEVYVFPASHYVAGPERMERALSGIEAELGERLADLEASNKLLEAQRLRMRTGYDIEMMRQIGTCSGIENYSRHIDGRGPGTPPNCLLDYFPEDFVLVIDESHVSVPQIGGMYEGDMSRKRTLVDFGFRLPSAMDNRPLRFEEFTERIGQTVYLSATPGPYEMARADGVVEQVIRPTGLVDPEVIVKPTKGQIDDLMGEIKLRVEKNERVLVTTLTKKMAEDLTDYLMENGIRTRYLHSEVDTLRRIELLRELRMGEYDVLVGINLLREGLDLPEVSLVAILDADKEGFLRSERSLIQTIGRAARNVGGQVHMYADKMTPSMEAAIDETNRRREKQVAYNTEHGIDPQPLRKKIADITDMLAREDADTWDVVGKFGDKGAPVPALKKGDRDLGSLPTSELAKLVHELSDQMHEAARELQFETAARLRDEIHDLKKMIRQVVEATK from the coding sequence ATGCGTCCCACGACCGACATCCAGCGCCGCGTGGCACCGTTCGAGGTGCACGCTGACTTCTCCCCGGCTGGCGACCAGCCGGCCGCGATCGACGAGCTCGAGCGCCGTATTCGCGCGGGCGAGAACGACGTCGTGCTGCTGGGTGCCACCGGTACCGGCAAGACCGCGACGGTGGCGTGGCTGGCCGAGCGGCTGCAGCGTCCGATGCTGGTCATGCAGCCGAACAAGACGCTCGCCGCGCAGTTCGCGAACGAGCTGCGGCAGTTCTTCCCCGACAACGCGGTCGAGTACTTCGTCAGCTACTACGACTACTACCAGCCCGAGGCGTACGTCCCGCAGACGGACACCTACATCGAGAAGGACTCCTCGCTCAACGAGGAGGTCGAGCGTCTGCGCCACTCGGCGACCAACTCGCTGCTGACTCGCCGTGACGTCATCGTGGTGGCGACGGTCTCGGCGATCTACGGTCTGGGGACGCCGCAGGAGTACGTCGACCGCATGATCCGGCTGCGGGTGGGGGAGAGCCATGACATGGAGTCGCTGGCCCGCCGTCTGGTCACGAACCAGTACGTGCGCAACGACCTGGCTGCGACGCGCGGCACGTTCCGGGTGCGGGGCGACACGATGGAGATCTTCCCGATGTATGAGGAGAACGCCGTCCGCGTGGAGTTCTTCGGCGACGAGATCGAGGCGCTGTCCACCCTGCACCCCCTCACCGGCGAGGTGCTGAGCGAGGACGCCGAGGTCTACGTCTTCCCGGCGTCCCACTACGTCGCCGGCCCCGAACGCATGGAGCGGGCGCTGTCCGGCATCGAGGCCGAGCTGGGGGAGCGCCTGGCCGACCTCGAGGCGTCCAACAAGCTGCTGGAGGCGCAGCGACTGCGCATGCGTACCGGCTACGACATCGAGATGATGCGCCAGATCGGCACCTGCTCGGGCATCGAGAACTACAGCCGCCACATCGATGGGCGGGGGCCGGGCACGCCGCCGAACTGCCTGCTGGACTACTTCCCCGAGGACTTCGTGCTCGTGATCGACGAGTCGCACGTGTCGGTACCGCAGATCGGCGGCATGTACGAGGGCGACATGTCACGCAAGCGCACGCTGGTCGATTTCGGGTTCCGGCTGCCGTCGGCGATGGACAACCGGCCGCTGCGGTTCGAGGAGTTCACCGAGCGCATCGGGCAGACCGTGTATCTCTCGGCGACGCCGGGGCCCTACGAGATGGCGCGGGCCGACGGCGTGGTCGAGCAGGTCATCCGCCCGACCGGCCTGGTCGACCCCGAGGTGATCGTGAAGCCCACCAAGGGGCAGATCGACGACCTCATGGGCGAGATCAAGCTGCGCGTCGAGAAGAACGAGCGCGTGCTGGTCACCACCCTCACCAAAAAGATGGCCGAGGACCTGACCGACTACCTCATGGAGAACGGGATCCGGACGCGGTACCTGCACTCCGAGGTCGACACCCTGCGCCGCATCGAGTTGCTGCGCGAGCTGCGCATGGGCGAGTACGACGTGCTGGTCGGCATCAACCTGCTGCGCGAGGGCCTCGACCTGCCCGAGGTGTCGCTCGTTGCGATCCTGGACGCCGACAAGGAAGGCTTCCTGCGTTCGGAGCGCTCGCTCATCCAGACGATCGGACGCGCTGCGCGCAACGTGGGCGGTCAGGTGCACATGTACGCCGACAAGATGACCCCGTCGATGGAGGCCGCCATCGACGAGACCAACCGCCGCCGCGAGAAGCAGGTCGCCTACAACACCGAGCACGGCATCGACCCGCAGCCGCTGCGCAAGAAGATCGCCGACATCACCGACATGCTCGCCCGCGAGGACGCCGACACCTGGGACGTCGTCGGCAAATTCGGCGACAAGGGCGCCCCGGTGCCCGCGTTGAAGAAGGGCGACCGTGACCTGGGCTCGCTGCCCACCTCGGAGCTGGCCAAGCTGGTGCACGAGCTGAGCGACCAGATGCACGAGGCCGCGCGCGAACTGCAGTTCGAGACCGCGGCGCGGTTGCGCGACGAGATCCACGACCTGAAGAAGATGATCCGGCAGGTGGTCGAAGCGACGAAGTAG
- a CDS encoding sodium:alanine symporter family protein encodes MDAVIAFLNDNLTWVLIFFLIAAGIAFTVMTRGVQFRLFGTMWKVIFNSRAHVSGGISSFQAFAISLASRVGVGNIVGVAVALTLGGPGAIFWMWLMALLGMATAFVEATLAQLYKIPHEDGTFRGGPAYYIQRGLGSRAFGIVFACALIFTFGFAFEMIQAGTIASVFQSTWGIDPIWTAIGLGVLTALIVFGGIKSVARVSEILAPGMALVYVLLALVVIVTNLPAVPGIIGSIFAGAFGLNPALSGTAGGILASMLNGVKRGMYSNEAGMGSAPNAAATATTSHPVHQGLIQSAGVFVDTMIVCTATAIVILLSSPEVYTPGVTSADAAATITQQSLAGELGAWTAPVMAILIFVFAYSTILGNYSYAEVNQDFLGGGRIGNLLVRLLVVGSTAWGALQGLDLLFAIADVFMSVMAVINLIALFLLGKKAVGALRDFQAQKDTPVMERVFDLNENPHVSGIPGEVWTSDAGRRNVGVSVQP; translated from the coding sequence ATGGACGCCGTCATCGCCTTCCTCAACGACAACCTCACGTGGGTGTTGATCTTCTTCCTGATCGCCGCCGGTATCGCCTTCACCGTGATGACGAGGGGCGTCCAGTTCCGTCTGTTCGGCACGATGTGGAAGGTCATCTTCAACTCCCGCGCCCACGTGAGCGGGGGGATCTCGTCGTTCCAGGCGTTCGCGATCTCGCTGGCCTCGCGGGTGGGCGTCGGCAACATCGTCGGTGTCGCGGTCGCGTTGACCCTGGGCGGACCGGGCGCCATCTTCTGGATGTGGCTGATGGCCCTGCTGGGCATGGCGACCGCGTTCGTCGAGGCGACGCTGGCGCAGCTGTACAAGATCCCGCACGAGGACGGCACCTTCCGCGGCGGCCCGGCGTACTACATCCAACGCGGGCTCGGCTCGCGGGCCTTCGGCATCGTGTTCGCCTGCGCGCTGATCTTCACCTTCGGCTTCGCGTTCGAGATGATCCAGGCCGGCACCATCGCCAGTGTGTTCCAGTCCACGTGGGGCATCGACCCGATCTGGACGGCCATCGGCCTGGGTGTGCTGACCGCGCTCATCGTCTTCGGCGGAATCAAGTCGGTGGCCCGGGTGTCGGAGATCCTCGCGCCCGGCATGGCTCTGGTCTACGTGCTGCTCGCCCTGGTCGTGATCGTGACGAACCTGCCCGCGGTGCCCGGCATCATCGGGTCCATCTTCGCGGGCGCGTTCGGGTTGAACCCGGCGCTGTCCGGGACAGCGGGTGGCATCCTGGCGTCGATGCTGAACGGCGTGAAGCGCGGCATGTACTCCAACGAGGCGGGCATGGGCTCGGCGCCCAACGCGGCCGCGACCGCGACGACCTCGCACCCGGTGCACCAGGGGCTCATCCAGTCGGCGGGCGTGTTCGTCGACACCATGATCGTCTGCACGGCGACCGCGATCGTGATCCTGCTGTCCTCGCCCGAGGTCTACACCCCCGGCGTGACCAGCGCGGACGCCGCGGCCACCATCACCCAGCAGTCGCTGGCCGGTGAGTTGGGCGCGTGGACGGCCCCCGTCATGGCGATCCTAATCTTCGTGTTCGCCTACTCCACGATCCTGGGCAACTACTCCTACGCCGAGGTGAACCAGGACTTCCTGGGCGGCGGCCGTATCGGCAACCTGCTGGTCCGGCTGCTGGTCGTGGGCTCCACCGCGTGGGGCGCGCTCCAGGGCCTCGACCTGCTGTTCGCGATCGCCGACGTGTTCATGTCGGTCATGGCCGTGATCAACCTGATCGCGCTGTTCCTGCTGGGCAAGAAGGCGGTCGGCGCGCTGCGCGACTTCCAGGCCCAGAAGGACACCCCGGTCATGGAGCGTGTGTTCGACTTGAACGAGAACCCCCACGTGTCCGGGATCCCGGGCGAGGTGTGGACGTCCGACGCCGGGCGCCGCAACGTCGGGGTCAGCGTCCAGCCGTAG
- a CDS encoding aminoglycoside adenylyltransferase domain-containing protein yields the protein MTPIPHQLAPYLADLTAMVRDAVGPDLVGIWLIGSAAQEAYEHGVSDVDVFAVTRSRHPEHDRVTLGERIVHPALPCPTVGLEFVWYALPDLDPLGDPVQFQLNVNGGLARPSVIQLAPEGPNYWAVLDLAAALRVGVPLGDSPPPEDALPALPDHRVAQAIRESLAWHDGPDAGSPNRVLNLARLLVLVEDGTWLSKQAGAAALIARHPEFADAVSEALLARAEGRWMDPHLADPLSSLLQAATAGR from the coding sequence GTGACACCCATCCCCCACCAGCTCGCGCCCTACCTCGCCGACCTCACCGCGATGGTCCGGGACGCCGTCGGCCCCGACCTCGTCGGCATCTGGCTCATCGGCAGCGCCGCACAGGAGGCGTACGAGCACGGGGTCAGCGACGTCGACGTGTTCGCCGTCACGCGCTCCCGACACCCCGAGCACGACCGGGTCACCCTCGGCGAGCGCATCGTCCACCCCGCACTCCCCTGCCCGACGGTGGGGCTGGAGTTCGTCTGGTACGCCCTCCCCGACCTCGATCCCCTCGGCGACCCCGTCCAGTTCCAGCTCAACGTCAACGGCGGCCTCGCCCGCCCGTCGGTCATCCAGCTCGCCCCCGAGGGCCCGAACTACTGGGCCGTCCTCGACCTCGCAGCGGCGCTGCGGGTCGGCGTCCCGCTCGGCGACTCCCCACCACCCGAGGACGCCCTCCCAGCACTCCCCGACCACCGGGTCGCCCAGGCGATCCGGGAGTCGCTCGCCTGGCACGACGGCCCCGACGCGGGCTCCCCCAACCGGGTGCTCAACCTGGCCCGGTTGCTCGTCCTCGTCGAGGACGGCACGTGGCTCAGCAAGCAGGCCGGGGCCGCGGCCCTCATCGCCCGCCACCCCGAGTTCGCGGACGCCGTCAGCGAGGCCCTGCTCGCACGCGCCGAAGGGCGCTGGATGGACCCGCACCTCGCGGACCCACTCAGCTCCCTCCTGCAGGCAGCTACGGCTGGACGCTGA